From a region of the Tiliqua scincoides isolate rTilSci1 chromosome 4, rTilSci1.hap2, whole genome shotgun sequence genome:
- the EMILIN2 gene encoding EMILIN-2 isoform X2, with the protein MGVDCKESTAQSPRKAVYPAEQPNGATTHPDPYPKLEQQDMQDKKIQFLEDELFRLTQTVLELQSSLTGVNENLKHTLQEDASRMRISWLNNLRDHPVPGSSVVDETDSTGQTEPSPEPGMENVNSELDEVQDGLKTKNNRLEELNGKMNDYEEQIKQLQEAAQGPTIMVPTGQLYEAYIDAKFEALRQEMLEGFEKKMADLKNSCEYKLMDIQQQCDDHETNFLEIRELIDEKENDLRKDIKNLQKLIQTPSNQSLCCSSPQRDDFGQQIKQLGEKIDRTAEANRILNARIDNEMKHLSSSGSDGNFDAKWEEVEARINVTEKNAEEHCFYIEETLRGVIASEVDEVRDFFDKKLQALENRLGATILDIANVTAPDETYTGPGSVLHSGSGFQNEQVTTDINFMKNKLQDIENFCWHKCQSLPQNVEGLQRDIESCNSKYDSLFLKTQDHSGLLKSLNDSFNEKFNLMKGSQRNIQKLQKDLQMVRYGINFVDKEVRGLKTGLNSCKEQLLGINSTCEKTQLGVFRKIDEMQKTVDNQTTHLSSDCCNELKERVEQLNEKVVHDLDKCKEKFPGVSEMEGRVSHVEKICNKLDSVSSSIQRIKEGLNRHVSSLWNCVNHMNRTVISHSTDISDLKNSVQQFHSHFHKFTIDLQDLMKTQPDTKKPLVLSPQKPQEKVPLSPSDPRKPLQPPQQGAFPAPSQPRVPLQSQPGEPVKPSQPRITLQIPHLRIPVQPSHPQVVIHPPLHGTPLQPSDPRTPLRPSLPGSKPRLPFLPGSTGILMETGEAGPPGTVLRSGRKRLSSANGQNGQNKMPISEGYAGAPGYPTPPRSPATAGQGPVATSPVSFSAGLTQKPFPNNVGVIQFNKVLVNDGHHYNPNTGIFTSPYEGRYLITAVLASERNEYIEAVLSVSNASVAQLHSSGYRKELLEYHKPKSGKLTCGGGTGTFHLVLHLKAGAEVSVVLTGGKLAYTDSDEIYSTFSGVFLYPSLSHV; encoded by the exons ACCCTTATCCAAAGTTGGAACAGCAGGACATGCAGGACAAAAAAATTCAGTTCCTTGAGGACGAGTTATTCCGCCTTACACAAACAGTGCTAGAGCTTCAGTCCTCCTTAACAGGTGTGAATGAAAACCTAAAGCATACCTTGCAAGAAGATGCAAGCCGGATGCGTATCTCATGGCTGAACAACCTCCGTGACCATCCAGTGCCTGGCAGTTCTGTTGTGGATGAAACAGACAGCACAGGCCAGACAGAACCTTCTCCTGAACCGGGAATGGAAAATGTAAACTCTGAGTTAGATGAAGTGCAAGATGGGCTGAAAACCAAAAATAACAGGCTAGAAGAACTGAATGGGAAAATGAATGACTATGAAGAGCAAATAAAACAACTCCAAGAAGCTGCCCAAGGTCCAACAATAATGGTGCCCACTGGCCAATTATATGAAGCATACATTGATGCTAAATTTGAGGCCCTGAGGCAGGAAATGTTGGAAGGGTTTGAGAAGAAAATGGCAGATCTGAAAAATTCATGTGAGTACAAATTGATGGATATTCAACAGCAGTGTGATGATCATGAAACCAACTTCTTAGAAATAAGAGAACTTATTGACGAAAAAGAAAATGACCTGAGGAAAGATATAAAAAATCTTCAGAAACTTATCCAGACACCATCAAACCAGTCACTTTGCTGCAGTTCGCCCCAGAGAGATGACTTTGGGCAGCAGATAAAACAATTGGGTGAAAAGATTGACAGAACTGCAGAAGCAAACCGAATTTTGAACGCCAGAATAGATAATGAAATGAAACACCTTTCTTCTTCAGGTTCAGATGGCAACTTTGATGCAAAATGGGAGGAAGTAGAAGCACGGATCAATGTCACAGAAAAAAACGCTGAGGAACACTGCTTTTATATTGAGGAAACGCTTCGTGGTGTTATAGCTTCTGAAGTAGATGAAGTAAGAGACTTTTTTGACAAAAAGCTTCAGGCACTGGAAAACCGTCTAGGTGCTACTATTCTAGATATTGCTAATGTAACAGCACCTGATGAGACATACACTGGTCCAGGCTCAGTATTGCACAGTGGCTCAGGATTTCAAAATGAGCAGGTTACAACTGATATTAATTTTATGAAGAATAAACTACAAGACATTGAAaatttttgctggcacaagtgccAGTCTCTACCACAAAATGTGGAGGGTCTCCAAAGGGACATAGAGAGCTGTAACAGTAAATATGATTCgttgtttttaaaaacacaagaCCATTCTGGTCTTTTAAAATCTTTAAATGACTCTTTCAATGAGAAGTTTAATTTAATGAAAGGCAGCCAACGCAACATCCAGAAACTTCAAAAGGACTTACAAATGGTTCGATATGGAATAAATTTTGTTGATAAAGAGGTTAGGGGTCTTAAAACTGGTTTGAACAGCTGCAAAGAGCAACTTCTAGGTATCAATTCTACATGTGAAAAGACACAGCTTGGTGTGTTTCGAAAAATAGATGAAATGCAGAAAACAGTTGACAATCAAACAACTCACCTTAGCAGCGACTGTTGTAATGAGTTGAAAGAAAGAGTAGAGCAGCTAAATGAGAAAGTAGTGCACGATCTGGACAAATGTAAAGAGAAATTTCCTGGTGTGTCAGAAATGGAAGGTAGAGTGTCTCATGTTGAAAAAATCTGCAACAAACTAGACTCTGTATCAAGCAGTATTCAGAGGATAAAAGAGGGATTAAACAGGCATGTCTCCAGTCTTTGGAACTGTGTCAATCACATGAACAGAACTGTAATATCCCATTCTACAGATATTTCTGACCTTAAGAATTCTGTCCAGCAGTTTCATAGCCACTTCCACAAATTTACCATTGACCTTCAGGATCTGATGAAGACTCAACCTGATACAA AAAAACCATTGGTGTTATCACCACAGAAACCACAAGAAAAGGTTCCCCTGTCACCATCAGATCCAAGAAAACCATTACAACCACCTCAGCAAGGAGCTTTTCCAGCACCATCACAGCCAAGGGTACCACTACAGTCGCAACCAGGAGAACCTGTGAAACCTTCACAACCAAGAATCACTCTGCAGATTCCACACCTAAGAATACCTGTGCAGCCATCACATCCACAAGTGGTTATACATCCACCGTTACACGGAACACCTCTTCAGCCATCAGATCCCAGAACTCCACTAAGGCCATCATTACCCGGTTCAAAACCTAGATTACCTTTCTTGCCTGGCTCAACTGGGATATTGATGGAAACTGGAGAGGCAGGCCCTCCTGGTACTGTTTTAAGGTCAGGAAGAAAGCGGCTAagcagtgcaaatggccagaatGGTCAGAATAAAATGCCCATTTCTGAAGGATATGCTGGGGCACCAG GATACCCCACACCACCACGATCTCCAGCAACAGCTGGACAAG GACCAGTTGCTACTTCACCAGTGTCATTCTCTGCTGGTCTTACGCAGAAACCTTTCCCTAACAATGTGGGTGTGATACAGTTTAACAAAGTGCTTGTAAATGATGGACACCATTATAACCCTAACACAG GCATCTTCACATCTCCATATGAAGGTCGTTATCTGATCACAGCTGTTTTAGCATCAGAAAGGAATGAATACATAGAAGCTGTGCTGTCTGTTTCCAATGCAAGTGTTGCTCAGCTCCATTCATCTGGCTACAGGAAAGAGCTGCTTGAGTATCATAAACCAAAATCAGGGAAACTGACTTGTGGAGGAGGAACTGGGACTTTCCATCTTGTTCTTCACCTCAAAGCTGGAGCTGAAGTAAGCGTAGTCCTTACTGGGGGCAAGCTGGCCTACACAGACTCTGACGAAATTTATTCCACATTCAGTGGAGTGTTCCTCTACCCTTCTCTTTCTCATGTATAG